The following coding sequences are from one Musa acuminata AAA Group cultivar baxijiao chromosome BXJ1-6, Cavendish_Baxijiao_AAA, whole genome shotgun sequence window:
- the LOC135677947 gene encoding U1 small nuclear ribonucleoprotein C-like, producing MSPALRPTPPQLSLVPASQPRLSSRPSPGSPGPRPRARIRDDATANIALACASALGPANLLSQVVHPPAPGQMPGFSGQPPSVGQRPPTTVPVQFAASPGAAPPPFPVPPQMLRVAPPVMRSGMPASLPPRPGMPLPPRPGMPPPPGGPVPMFALARPGMPPPPPPRNQQ from the coding sequence ATGAGTCCCGCGCTAAGGCCCACGCCGCCGCAGCTCTCGCTGGTCCCGGCATCTCAACCGCGCCTCTCGTCCAGGCCCAGCCCGGGCTCGCCGGGCCCACGTCCGCGGGCCCGCATCCGGGATGATGCAACCGCAAATATCGCGCTCGCCTGTGCCTCAGCTCTCGGCCCCGCCAATCTCTTATCCCAGGTCGTCCACCCGCCGGCGCCGGGGCAGATGCCGGGTTTCTCAGGCCAGCCCCCGTCAGTCGGCCAACGCCCACCAACGACTGTGCCGGTTCAGTTCGCTGCCAGTCCTGGGGCTGCTCCACCGCCGTTCCCGGTGCCGCCACAGATGCTGAGGGTCGCTCCGCCAGTGATGCGGTCTGGTATGCCTGCTTCACTGCCGCCAAGGCCAGGGATGCCACTGCCGCCAAGGCCAGGGATGCCACCACCGCCAGGTGGGCCGGTGCCTATGTTTGCTCTAGCAAGACCTGGAATGCCACCACCACCTCCGCCCCGAAATCAACAGTGA
- the LOC135581664 gene encoding probable protein phosphatase 2C 59 has product MRYLNSVSGTQSDAAPVSGGGLSQNGKFSYGYASSPGKRSSMEDFFDARIDCVDEEIVGFFGVFDGHGGARAAEYVKQNLFSNLIRHPKFHSDTKSAIADTYNHTDSEFLKSENNQSHDAGSTASTAVLVGDRLLVANVGDSRAVVCKGGKAIAVSRDHKPDQTDERQRIEEAGGFVMWAGTWRVGGVLAVSRAFGDRLLKQFVVVDPEIWEEVIDSSLEFLILASDGLWDVVTNEEAVAMIQSIEDPEQAARRLLQEACQRGSADNITCIVVHFSAGENNTTVEHQ; this is encoded by the exons ATGAGATACTTGAATTCCGTCAGCGGGACTCAATCCGATGCAGCTCCTGTTAGTGGAGGAGGACTCAG TCAGAATGGCAAGTTCAGTTATGGGTATGCGAGCTCTCCGGGCAAGAGGTCTTCGATGGAAGACTTTTTTGATGCAAGAATTGATTGTGTTGATGAAGAAATTGTGGGTTTTTTTGGGGTCTTCGATG GTCATGGCGGTGCTCGGGCAGCGGAGTATGTCAAACAAAATCTCTTCAGCAATTTAATTAGGCACCCAAAGTTCCATAGTGATACCAAGTCAGCTATAG CTGATACATACAACCATACAGACTCAGAATTTCTGAAATCTGAGAATAATCAGAGCCATGATGCTGGCTCAACTGCTTCAACTGCTGTCCTTGTTGGTGATCGCTTGTTAGTTGCAAATGTTGGTGATTCCAGGGCTGTTGTATGTAAGGGTGGAAAAG CTATTGCTGTCTCAAGGGATCACAAGCCTGATCAAACAGATGAGAGACAACGAATTGAAGAAGCTGGTGGTTTTGTGATGTGGGCTG GAACATGGCGGGTTGGTGGTGTTCTTGCAGTTTCTCGTGCATTTGGTGATAGACTCTTGAAACAGTTTGTTGTTGTTGATCCAGAAATATGG GAAGAGGTAATTGATAGCTCTCTGGAATTTCTCATCCTTGCAAGTGATGGACTTTGGGACGTAGTTACAAATGAG GAGGCTGTTGCCATGATTCAATCCATAGAGGACCCAGAGCAAGCGGCAAGGAGACTGTTGCAGGAGGCTTGTCAAAGAGGGAGTGCCGATAATATAACTTGCATTGTTGTTCATTTCTCGGCTGGTGAGAATAACACTACCGTTGAACATCAATAA
- the LOC135675753 gene encoding coatomer subunit beta-1-like, translating into MEKSCSILVHFDKGSPAMANEIKEALEGSDVEAKIDAMKKAVMLLVNGETLPQIFITIVRYVLPSDDHTVQKLLLLYLEIIDKTDARGRVLPEMILICQNLRNNLQHANEYIRGVTLRFLCRLSEPEILEPLVPSVLANLEHRHPFVRRHALLAVAAIHRLPGQAGEQLLPDASELVEKVLASEQDPSARRNAFLMLATCAQTRAVVHLLSQADHVPEWGELLQMAALDLIRKVCRSNPSEKGKYIKIIISLLNSPSAAVVYESAGTLVSLSSAPTAIRAAANTYCQLLVSQSDNNVKLIVLDRLNELKLLHREIMVEMIMDVLRALSSPNLDIRRKTLDIALDLITSRNVDEVVLMLKKEVVKTQSTELEKNGEYRQMLVQAIHLCAIKFPEVASTVVHLLMDFLGDTNVASSIDVILFVREIIEANPKLRVSIITRLLDTFYQICTARVCSCALWIIGEYCLSLSEVESGIQTIKQFLGDLPFYVATEDGEAADTSKKPQQVSTATLSSRRPVVLADGTYATQSAASETALSAPMVLPGSLASSLNLRSLILSGDFFVGAVVACTLTKLVLRLEEVQPSKAEANKACSGALLIMTSILQLGQSSFFPQPIDNDSHDRIVLCIRLLCNTGDEVRKIWLQSCRQSFAKMLAEKQFREAEEIKAKAQISHAQPDDLIDFYHLKNRKGMSQLELEDEVQDDLKRATGEFMRDGDDANKLNRILQLTGFSDPVYAEAFVTVHHYDIVLDVTVINRTKETLQNLCLELATMGDLKLVDRPQNYTLAPESSKQIRANIKVSSTETGVIFGNIVYETSNVLERTVVVLNDIHIDIMDYISPATCADVTFRNMWAEFEWENKVAVNSLIQDEKEFLNHIIKSTNMKCLTPPSALDGECGFLAANLYAKSVFGEDALVNISVEKQTDGKLSGYIRIRSKTQGIALSLGDKITLKQKGGN; encoded by the exons ATGGAGAAATCGTGCTCGATCCTGGTCCACTTCGACAAGGGCTCCCCGGCCATGGCGAACGAGATCAAGGAGGCCCTCGAGGGCAGCGACGTTGAGGCCAAGATCGATGCCATGAAGAAGGCCGTCATGCTCCTTGTCAACGGTGAGACGCTCCCCCAGATCTTCATCACCATCGTCCGCTATGTCCTCCCCTCCGACGATCACACCGTGCAGAAGTTGCTCCTCCTCTACCTGGAGATCATCGACAAGACCGACGCCCGCGGCCGCGTCCTCCCCGAGATGATCCTCATCTGCCAGAACCTCCGCAACAACCTGCAGCACGCCAACGAGTACATCCGCGGCGTCACCCTCCGGTTCCTCTGCCGCTTGTCCGAGCCAGAGATCCTGGAGCCGCTTGTCCCATCCGTCCTCGCCAATCTCGAGCACCGCCACCCCTTCGTCCGCCGCCACGCCCTCCTCGCCGTCGCAGCCATCCACCGCCTCCCCGGCCAGGCCGGTGAGCAGCTCCTTCCCGACGCCTCCGAGCTCGTCGAGAAGGTTCTCGCCTCCGAGCAGGACCCCTCCGCACGCCGCAACGCCTTCCTCATGCTTGCCACCTGCGCCCAGACGCGCGCCGTTGTGCACCTCCTCTCACAGGCAGACCACGTCCCCGAGTGGGGCGAACTCCTCCAAATGGCCGCCCTCGACCTCATCCGCAAGGTCTGCCGCTCCAACCCTTCCGAGAAGGGCAAGTATATCAAGATCATCATCTCCCTTCTCAATTCCCCGTCTGCTGCGGTCGTCTATGAGAGTGCCGGGACGCTTGTCTCATTGTCATCTGCCCCAACCGCCATCCGTGCAGCTGCCAACACCTACTGCCAGCTCCTCGTCTCACAGAGTGACAACAATGTGAAGCTCATTGTGCTCGACCGTCTCAACGAGCTCAAGTTGTTGCACAGGGAGATCATGGTGGAGATGATCATGGATGTTCTTCGTGCGCTTTCAAGCCCAAATCTTGACATCAGGCGTAAGACTCTCGACATTGCCCTCGATCTGATCACGTCCAGGAACGTTGATGAGGTGGTGCTCATGCTTAAGAAAGAGGTCGTCAAGACACAGAGCACTGAGCTTGAGAAGAATGGGGAATACCGGCAGATGCTGGTGCAGGCTATCCATTTGTGTGCAATCAAGTTCCCTGAGGTTGCTAGCACAGTTGTCCATCTGCTGATGGATTTCCTCGGTGATACCAATGTGGCTTCTTCTATTGATGTGATTCTCTTTGTTAGAGAGATAATTGAGGCTAACCCAAAGCTAAGGGTTTCCATTATCACCAGACTGCTCGACACATTTTATCAGATCTGCACTGCGAGAGTTTGCTCGTGTGCTCTTTGGATCATTGGTGAGTATTGCCTTTCACtctctgaggtggagagtggGATCCAGACAATTAAGCAGTTCCTTGGAGATCTTCCCTTTTATGTTGCCACTGAGGATGGTGAAGCAGCAGATACTTCAAAGAAACCACAGCAGGTATCAACTGCCACTCTTTCTTCCAGACGGCCTGTGGTTTTGGCAGATGGGACTTATGCAACACAAAGTGCTGCATCTGAAACTGCTTTGTCTGCTCCAATGGTTCTTCCTGGATCTTTGGCTTCATCATTAAATTTGAGGTCATTGATTCTGTCTGGTGACTTCTTTGTGGGGGCAGTTGTTGCTTGCACCTTGACTAAGCTGGTTTTGAGATTGGAAGAGGTTCAGCCGTCAAAGGCTGAAGcaaataaagcatgcagtggggcCTTGCTGATCATGACTTCCATATTGCAGTTGGGACAATCTTCATTTTTTCCACAGCCGATTGATAATGATTCTCATGACAGGATTGTCCTATGCATAAGATTGCTCTGCAACACTGGTGATGAGGTTAGGAAAATATGGTTGCAGTCATGCCGCCAGAGTTTTGCAAAGATGCTTGCAGAGAAGCAATTTCGAGAGGCTGAGGAGATTAAAGCGAAGGCACAGATTTCCCATGCACAACCTGatgatcttattgatttctaccattTGAAGAATAGAAAG GGTATGAGCCAGCTTGAGTTGGAGGATGAGGTTCAAGATGATCTGAAACGTGCAACTGGCGAATTTATGAGGGATGGAGATGATGCAAATAAGTTGAATCGAATTCTTCAACTCACTGGATTCAGTGATCCTGTGTATGCTGAGGCATTTGTCACAGTTCATCATTATGACATAGTTCTAGACGTCACAGTGATTAACCGAACAAAGGAAACACTTCAGAACCTGTGTTTGGAATTAGCAACCATGGGAGACCTCAAACTTGTTGACCGACCACAGAACTATACTCTCGCTCCAGAATCAAGCAAACAAATACGAGCTAATATAAAAGTCTCCTCAACAGAAACTGGTGTGATATTTGGTAATATTGTATATGAAACTTCAAATGTGCTCGAGAGAACTGTTGTTGTCCTCAATGATATTCACATTGATATCATGGACTACATATCTCCTGCTACCTGTGCTGATGTGACATTTAGGAATATGTGGGCAGAATTTGAGTGGGAAAATAAg GTTGCGGTGAATTCTTTAATACAGGATGAGAAGGAATTTTTGAATCACATTATCAAGTCAACAAACATGAAGTGCCTCACACCACC CTCTGCGCTGGATGGGGAGTGTGGGTTTCTTGCTGCTAACCTCTACGCAAAGAGTGTCTTTGGAGAGGATGCTTTGGTCAATATAAGTGTTGAGAAGCAGACTGATGGGAAGCTGAGTGGTTATATTAGGATAAGGAGCAAGACACAAGGAATTGCTCTCAGTTTAGGAGACAAGATCACTCTCAAACAGAAGGGTGGAAATTAG
- the LOC135677946 gene encoding B-box zinc finger protein 32-like, with protein sequence MKAARWRGCELCGGAAAVHCEADAAFLCWACDARVHGANFLVARHLRRVACAGCGALDEDRLLAGAGSPPVRSLCSACGPAGSGFSDDSESVSCISTAESIAAASAGRRGQASAEGVLARRGGRAGLGRRRVAEAVPAAVGRLRRACRGTAETRSRVSLEAAPWLAARRRGWRGGGTREEAMLRSSRAASGVPVELIVRASTRLAGAAMRARAMAMEEGWAECY encoded by the coding sequence ATGAAGGCTGCGAGGTGGAGGGGCTGCGAGCTCTGCGGCGGTGCGGCCGCCGTGCACTGCGAGGCGGACGCGGCGTTCCTCTGCTGGGCATGCGACGCCCGCGTGCACGGCGCTAACTTCCTCGTCGCGCGCCACCTCCGGCGCGTCGCCTGCGCCGGGTGCGGCGCCCTCGACGAGGACCGCCTCCTCGCCGGCGCTGGGTCTCCTCCGGTCCGCTCCCTGTGCAGCGCCTGTGGCCCCGCTGGGTCCGGATTCTCTGACGACTCGGAATCGGTCTCCTGCATCTCCACCGCGGAGTCGATCGCGGCCGCGTCGGCCGGGCGGCGGGGGCAGGCGAGTGCGGAGGGGGTTCTGGCGAGAAGGGGCGGGCGTGCCGGTCTGGGGAGGCGGCGCGTCGCGGAAGCGGTGCCCGCTGCTGTGGGGCGTCTGAGAAGGGCGTGCCGGGGAACGGCGGAGACGCGCTCGAGGGTGAGCTTGGAGGCGGCGCCGTGGCTCGCCGCGAGGAGGCGCGGGTGGAGAGGGGGCGGCACGCGGGAGGAGGCGATGCTGAGGAGCTCCAGGGCGGCTTCGGGCGTGCCTGTGGAGCTCATCGTTCGAGCCTCGACTCGGCTCGCAGGTGCTGCGATGCGCGCCAGAGCCATGGCCATGGAAGAAGGTTGGGCTGAGTGCTATTAA
- the LOC103988216 gene encoding WRKY transcription factor WRKY51 — protein sequence MGVDLMGYRKMDDQIAIQEAAAAGIRSMEHLVLRLSDQQQQQQDCREIADLAVSKFKKVISILNRTGHARFRRGPTGPPPPGRPSLPAASKTLTLAPVPLRVKPPDHPLPLPTPQALTLDFTKPIFATAASEVSPPSRYNKGCFSISKSLSSATSSFVSSVTGDGSVSNGRLGTSSLLLPPQPIVVGKSPLSSALHQRGHEHTHAHSDHVAGKYAVPGSRCHCSKKRKSRVKRTIRVPAISSKVADIPGDEYSWRKYGQKPIKGSPYPRGYYKCSTVRGCPARKHVERAPDDPSMLIVTYEAEHRHNPTVAGASPKPATAAAAI from the exons ATGGGCGTCGATCTCATGGGGTACCGCAAGATGGACGATCAGATCGCCATCCAGGAGGCGGCCGCTGCCGGTATCCGCTCCATGGAGCACCTCGTCCTCCGCCTCTccgaccagcagcagcagcagcaagactGCCGCGAGATCGCCGACCTCGCCGTGTCTAAGTTCAAAAAGGTGATCTCCATCCTCAACCGCACCGGCCACGCCCGCTTCCGCCGCGGCCCGACCGGCCCGCCCCCGCCGGGTCGGCCGTCGCTTCCCGCAGCGTCGAAGACACTAACCCTCGCCCCGGTTCCGCTGCGGGTCAAGCCCCCTGACCACCCCCTCCCGTTGCCGACTCCCCAGGCCCTAACCCTGGACTTCACCAAACCGATCTTCGCCACCGCCGCAAGCGAGGTGTCACCCCCGAGCCGGTACAACAAGGGGTGCTTCAGTATCTCGAAGTCGTTGTCGTCGGCGACGTCTTCGTTCGTGTCATCCGTCACTGGCGACGGCAGCGTGTCGAACGGCAGGCTCGGGACCTCCTCTCTACTCCTCCCCCCCCAGCCCATCGTTGTCGGAAAGTCGCCTCTCTCGTCCGCCCTCCACCAGCGGGGCCACGAGCACACCCACGCCCACTCCGATCACGTCGCCGGCAAGTACGCCGTCCCCGgctcccgctgccactgctcCAAGAAAAG GAAATCTCGGGTTAAGCGGACCATCCGCGTGCCGGCGATCAGCTCCAAGGTGGCCGATATCCCCGGCGACGAGTACTCGTGGCGCAAGTACGGGCAGAAGCCCATCAAGGGTTCCCCTTACCCTAG GGGCTACTATAAATGCAGTACCGTCCGAGGCTGCCCCGCGAGGAAGCACGTGGAGCGGGCGCCGGATGACCCCTCGATGCTGATCGTGACCTACGAGGCGGAGCACCGCCACAACCCCACCGTCGCCGGCGCTTCGCCGAagcccgccaccgccgccgccgcaatCTGA
- the LOC135675754 gene encoding uncharacterized protein LOC135675754 codes for MPTLNVSTNVPVDAVVASDILKDCTRIVAKIIGKPESYVMILINGGVPIAFAGSEEPAAYGEVISIGGLGPSVNAKLSSALAEILEAKLSVDSSRFYIKFYDVQRSFFGFNGSTF; via the exons ATGCCGACCTTGAACGTGAGCACGAACGTGCCGGTGGACGCGGTGGTCGCCTCCGACATCCTCAAGGACTGCACCAGAATCGTGGCCAAGATCATTGGCAAGCCTGAGTCC TATGTGATGATTCTGATAAACGGAGGAGTTCCTATTGCATTTGCTGGAAGTGAAGAACCGGCAGCATACGGAGAAGTCATATCGATTGGTGGCCTTGGACCTAGTGTCAATGCAAAGCTAAGTTCTGCACTTGCTGAGATTCTTGAAGCAAAACTCTCAGTGGATAGTTCGAGGTTTTACATCAAGTTCTATGATGTACAG CGTTCCTTCTTTGGCTTCAATGGATCAACTTTTTGA